gtgtgtgtgtatattttaatatatatatatatgcctctgtgtgtgtgtgtctgtatatgtgagtctgtgtgcctgtggtgtgtgtgtctctgtgtgtgtgtgtgtgcctgtgtgtgtgtgtgtgtgtgtgtgtgagtctgtgtgtctctgtgtttgtgcctctgtgtgtgtgtgtgtgtgtgtgcgcgtgtctgtgtgtgtctctatatgtgagtctgtgtgcctgtggtgtgtgtgtgtgtctctatgtgtgtctctgtgtgtgtgtgtgtgagtctgtgtgtctctgtgtttgtgcctctgtgtgcctgtgtgtgtgtgtgtgttggatttCTTTAGTTAAAAAGGCGAGGGAGGGGTTTCATTGGTCAGATTCTTGGCGTTAAATGCAGGGCTGGGTGTTCAGGTTACTGTATAAGAGTACTACGAAAACACACCACAAACTGACCCAAGTACTCCTAATCTGATACAAATACTCCAGGTTCCACCGATCAGGACATAACAGAACGGGagagagataaataaataagtgaaataaaaataattaaaatatatgacacaagtgtctttTCTCCATTTTAAAGGCTGTGTTACAGTAAAGTCATGTTGTATTATTTTCCTTTACTCACGTATCTTAGcagtattttagtttatttctattttaattGGAGTATGCATTGTCGAGTGCCCAGATTAAGCCATCACGTTTTATTGATAATGTGTATATTAATGTGTagtatttgtatatgtgtaaacCAATACACTgaacttagtcattgtatccacagtATTGGGGATTATGTATCAAATCTCTCGTTGTGTTAATATGTTGTGAAAGCACCGATAGTCAACCAGACAACATCGCCACCCATGGTGCAAAAAATACTGTGATTAAAGCACATCTACCAGTTAGgggtgcatatatatatatacattttttttctttatatttatttccattgtttctaacatgtcctgttctgtagacatggtccttatttatatattttatttggaccagtccaatatgactaaGTTGAAATAAACTGTGTTggaaggaaacttgttttgttatgaatctattttgatgcgtttttttgtaattttacatgtttaaaaataccgaaattaatatcgatattgcaATATCCCATTTTGTCTATATTGTGCGACCCTACTACCAGCACCGTGGCATATTTCCCCAGCGTTCGGCTGGCAGACGGCGCTAATTCTGGTATAAACTACGGTGGTATGTGATAAGTTGCCTCACCTCTTCGTCGTCGTCGTCATCGTCAGCTGCCCGTTTTGTGCCGCCCTCGATCTCGTCGTCGTCGTCTTCCTCGTCGTCTTCTTCGCCTGCGGAACGGTGGGGCGAGTGAAAGAAGAATGAGATCGGTTGCATCACATTGCATACAACGGTCAACGCTGACTGGTGGTGGAGCTTTGGGTGAGATGTGCGGCacgttaaaataaaatattctaaaGAAATCTCGCTAACCTTCTCCGTCATCTTCCTCGTCCTCCTCGTCCACTTCATCGTCTTCTTCATCATCTACCTCGGGCTCGCCGTTCTCCTCATTCTCCTGGGGAGAAAAAACAGTTTAATGGAAGCAAACCCAAAGAGAACACTTCAGGTTGAAGATCTGCAGAGGTTTAGTGGATTTTGAGTTtgactttaatttgtttaaactCGACGTCTGCAGACTCAGAAGAGGACATATGTGCaccgtccaccagccaaatggctagtcaatgtgaaaaatgtcaccagccacttgcatatttgaCCAGCATTTGtctagtagatggtgctaatgtGGAACCCTGCATATGTGGCCTGTAACATGATGGCGGCTATACCTTCCCGTTGGTGGCGGTGTCTTTTCCGTTCTCCTTCTCCTCCGCCAGCTTCTTCTCTTTCAGATCCTgatggaaacagaaacatcatgaatttaaaaaaattaaactgcATAAAACATCATGCATGCTCCATTAAAACTTCTGCGCTGCTGCTACCTGCCCTTCTACCTAATGGCCTAGTTAAACGAGAACTGGTGCATGCTGGGAACATTTTCCAgccttctctctctcgctgtctgtcagaATCAAGCCTTCCTATTTAAACACCATATTGGTCTCTGCAGATCCTcccccatcctcctcctcccactccATCGCCTCTAATGTGTTGTAATCTGATACTTTGATGTGGCCCCAGGGGCACTCTGGGTACTGTAGTCTTACAAGGGCTGAACGCGCCACCATATGTCACGAGACACGCCCGGGAGAGGCACTGCAAACCCCAGCATGCACCGCGTCCGTTTAAAATAACCGAGGAGGGCGCAGAGTAGGGtagggaggggggtgggggggtgatggaggggagagagagagagagagagagagagagagagagagagagagagagagagagagagagagagagagagagagagagagagagagagagagagagagagagagagagagagaggagagcgcGCGGTGCACGCTGCCGCCGCTCGTTGTAACGGAGGACAATAGAAGGCGACACATGGCAGGCGATAAAAAAAAACGCACAGAAAA
This Sander lucioperca isolate FBNREF2018 chromosome 9, SLUC_FBN_1.2, whole genome shotgun sequence DNA region includes the following protein-coding sequences:
- the ptmab gene encoding prothymosin alpha-B gives rise to the protein MADTKVDTGKEISAKDLKEKKLAEEKENGKDTATNGKENEENGEPEVDDEEDDEVDEEDEEDDGEGEEDDEEDDDDEIEGGTKRAADDDDDDEEDDVETKKQKTDDDD